The nucleotide sequence TAACTAAAAAATAATCACTTATTTTAGGCCAAAAATTCCTTGCATGCCTCAACGCAATCACGACAGGCTTTTGCACATTCCTGGCAGTGATCGTGCTCGTGTTTTCCACATTCATCGGCACAGTCGTTACAAACCTCGATACAGTATTTTACTAGTGCGTTGACATTGGTATAACCTGTAGAAAGCACCTGATTTAAAGTACTGCAAACTTCGGCACAAACACGGTCTGTACGTATACAGTTTGCCATCATTTTTACATTTTCTTCATCTAAACAAGCATCGGCACAATAATTACAATGATTGATGCAATTTCCCAGTGCGTGTATTAATTTTTCGTTTCTCATGACATATAATTTTTGTTATCTCTTAAAAGTATAGGATAACAGATCAAAAATGTCTTAAAGTCCTGATAAGGTTTTGTTATAATAATACTATTTAAGACGTATAGATCTTAATCGTAACGCATTTGCAATAACCGATACCGAACTGAAGCTCATCGCCAGTGCTGCGATCATTGGTGAGAGTAATATTCCGAAGATGGGAAATAATACTCCGGCGGCCACAGGAACCCCTAAGGTATTATAGATAAGGGCGAAAAACAGATTCTGTTTAATATTTCGCATTACCTTTTCACTCAACGTAAAAGCCTTTACGATACCCTGTAAGTCTCCTTTAACGAGCGTAATTCCTGCACTCTCTATGGCAACATCGGTTCCGGTGCCCATGGCAATTCCTACATCACTTTTGGCCAAGGCCGGAGCGTCATTGATCCCATCCCCGGCCATGGCAACCTTTTTACCTTCCTTTTGATATCTCTCTACCTCTTCCAGTTTTTGCTTCGGAAGTACTTCAGCTTTAAAATGCTTTATATTGAGTTCGTTCGCTACTGCTCTTGCCGTATCTTCATTGTCTCCGGTTAACATGATCACCTCTATTCCCTTTTTCTGAAGTGTCGCTATTGCTTCCTTACTTGTACTTTTTATGGCATCCGAGATCACCACATAGCCCACGACCGTATTATCGACAGCCACCATAGGTACGGTTTTTCCCTTTTTTTGCTGCTGAAGGATTTCCACTTGAAGCTTTTCGGGTACAGCAGCTTTAACATCCTCCATTAACTTTTGGTTCCCAACCGCTACCTTCTTGCCGTGTACTTCACCGGTAACCCCCTTGCCTGTTACAGCATCGAAATCTGTAGCCTCTAAAACTTCTATATCTTTCATTTTACCGTGTTGTACCGTGGCTTCTGCCAGGGGATGCTCACTTAAACTGTTCAAGGAGACAACAAATTGAAGCACTTCTTTTTCTGAAAATCCTCCTTCAGAAACTCCTACTTTTTCTACCGACGGTGTTCCTTCGGTAATTGTGCCGGTCTTATCGATAATAAGAACCTCAACTTTATTGAGCGTTTCCAACGCCTCGGCATTTTTGATCAATACGCCGTTCTGAGCTCCTTTACCAACGCCAACCATCACCGACATGGGTGTGGCGAGTCCCAAGGCACACGGACACGCAATGATCAACACCGCAATGGCATTTACGAGTGCAAAAACATAAGCCGGATCGGGTCCGAATATCGCCCAGACAACAAAAGTAATTATCGAAACAAGCACAACGATAGGCACAAAATACCCCGAAATGGTATCGGCCAATTTTTGAATTGGCGCCCTGCTCCTACTGGCGTTATTTACCATCTGAATGATCTGCGCCAATAAAGTTTCCGAACCTACCTTTTCGGCCTTCATCTCGAACGAACGATTGCCGTTAATGGTCCCCGAACTCACCCCATCTCCTTCCCTCTTATTTACAGGAACCGGTTCTCCGGAGATCATCGACTCATCTACCGAAGTTTCTCCTTTGGTGATGCTTCCGTCAACAGGAATCTTTTCTCCGGGTTTTACCCGCAACACATCGCCTTTGGAAATTTCATCTATAGCAATCTCCTCCTCTGTACCATTCACAATGCGAATGGCCTTGTTGGGAGCAAGTTTCAGTAATTCCTTTACCGCCGAATTGGTGCGCTGATGTGCCCGTGCTTCCAAAAGCTGCCCCAATAGCACCAGAGTGAGAATAACGGTTGCGGCTTCAAAATAGACATGGACCGTCCCGGCTTCCGTTTTAAACTGAGCAGGGAAAATATCCGGAAAAAGCATTCCGAAGACACTAAACAACCAGGCGACCCCAGCCCCGATCCCGATAAGCGTGAACATATTGAGATTCCACGTCTTGACCGAACGATACGCTCGTTCAAAAAACATCCAGGTAGCGTAAAATACAACCGGTATCGACAATCCAAACTGAACCCAGTTCCAATATTTCATGGGCATCCAGGTGTAAATCGGATTGTTGTGCACCATTTCGGACATGGCGATCAAAAATATAGGCAACGTAAATCCAAGCGCGATCCAGAATTTTCTCCGAAGAATTTTATACGATTTGTTCTCGTCAGATTCCTGCGGCTCCATAGCTACCAGATTCATACCGCAAATGGGGCAATCACCGGGTTCATCCCTTACTACTTCGGGATGCATCGGGCAAGTATACTGAGTTTGGGAAGTTCTCATCATACTCACTTCTTCCACCAGATCCATCCCACAAACCGGACAATCCCCCGGAGCATCATAGGTTTTTTCACCCTCACAATGCATGGGACAATAATACGTCCCTGTACCTTTCCCTTTCGGCATCTTCTCTTTGTGAGGTATATGCTGCTGTTCGTGGCCCGGTAAGGTAATGGAATACCGCGCGCCTTTTTCCTGTAAAGCCTGCTGTAAAACCTCCAGAGGAATATGAGAATCCATCTCAATGGTCGCTTCAGCCTTCTCAAGATCCACAAACGCCTTAGCAACGCCTTTGATCCCGGTTAAAACATCTTCCACGTGCTGTCTGCATCCTTGACAGGTCATTCCGTGGATTTGATAATCGTGCTTCATGGTCTCAGGTTTTAAGCGTCATATCAAATGGCGCTATCTAATGATCGTGATCATGATGGTCATGATCTTCATGCTCTCCATCGGGATTGGCAACGATTTCCTTCCATTCAAAGACATTAATTTTACCATTTCGGTAATTAATAACATGCAATTTGTCATTGATAAGAATAAGATCGGTTGGCTTTGCAATATTTTCTGAAACCTCCTGCTGCAAAACACCTTGGTGATCAAAAACAAGAATTCGGTCGTTTTCAAAATCGGTTACAAATACGTTCATATCTGAAACATAAATTCCGGTTGCCGCATTCATCTTCTGGTCGGCACCCATTTGCTGAAGATATTTACCGGTCTTATCGAAAGCCTGTATGCGGTTGTTATAGGCATCTGCCACCCAGATACGATCCTCGGTTATCTGTACGTCGGTAGGATAGTAGAATTCTCCTTCGGCCTTCCCTTCCTTTCCGAAGGAGATCCAGTCCTGTCCTGTTTCAGAATATAAGATTCTGTTGTTATAGAAGTCGGCAATCGCAATTTCGGTACCTCGCCGCCACACTCCTGCTGGAGCATCCAGACTGTCCTCAATTGCCATAATGTTTACAACATCCTCCTTCCATCTCATGATCTGGTCGTTTCCGTATTGGGGAATAACAACTTCCGAATTTTCAGAAGAGATATGCATGGGCCTATCCAAAGAATCGATCGTTTTTCTCACTTTACCGTTTTCATCGATAAGTACCACTCTGTTGTGATCGCCGTCACTTAGCCAGATCCCTTCAGCCGAATGCGCGATCCCAATGGGATTTACGCCTTCAGTTATTATAGTTTGTGATAATTGCCAGCTCTTTGGCTTTTCTTCCTGCTTACAGGAAAATAATGTAAATACGGCGGCTGCCGCGATGATAAGGTTTTTCATTTTTAATGCTTTAAAAAAATCATTCCGAAGAAGATCTGAACTCCTTCGGAATGAAACTTATTAATTATTGATCCAGACGTTCGTAAAGACAACATGCAGGTAAAGACTCGTAGGTATCCTTTGAAGCCTTGTGCGATTTTGTATCGTGACCCACTTTTGCAATGGCCTTTTCAATGGTTTCCAGATTAGCCACGTTCGAATCGAAAGTAACTTCCAGCATTTGGGTGTCCTTATCCCAGCTTGCTGTGCTTACCCCGTTAACCGTCTTGGCACTCTTTAGAATACGCGCCTCACACATTCCGCATTTTCCGGCGACAACGGTCGATTTGGTTACCAGTTTAGCACCTTCGGCCACCATGCTCTCTGAAACTCCTGAAGTTTCTACTTTCCCATTGGCTCTTACGATCTTTGCCGTGATAGGTGTATAACCTGCCTTTTCTACCTGTTGTTGAACGGCATCCATGGTAAGGTTCTTTTCGGAAGGATAGTTAAAGGAAAAGTTCCCTGTTTCGATCTCGATCTCCACATCTTTAATTCCTTTAAATTCCTTGAACTTCTTTTCCAATCCGTAGGCACAGAACGGACAACCTAGTCCGTCGACCTGAATAAGAAACTGATCCATCGATTTTTGAGCATTTGCTCCCATAACACTTACCAGTGCTACGATTACTGTAATAATTATTGATTTTTTCATTGTATTTATTTTTAAAAGTTTTTATTAAAATATATAACGTGTTCCCAGAAACACTGCATAATTAAGATCTCGTGTTGTTGAGTCTCTAAAATCCTGAATTAGCGGTAGCTGTACCGCTGCTTCCCAGGTCCATCTTTTTCGAGCATACTGAATTCCCTGTGCATAGAGCAACTGATATTCATTGAGTTCGGTAAAAGATTCACTGATATATTCAAAATATAAATTCAACTGATTCACCGGATACGTCGGTTTTAAAAGAGGAAGTCCGAAGCCTAATTTATAGACGAATTTGTCCATCTCTCCTTCGGGCGACCATTCGTATCCTACCTCATTGGAGACTCCTAATTTGAGTGATTCATACCCTCCAACGATTCCGTAGTAACCGGAATATTCTCCGGTACTCATCCCCTCTATATCCAGCTTTTCTCCTGTTGGAAGTGTTTGAAGGGTCTTGGCAACCATCCTGAACGTTTTCCCGGTACCATCCTTTCTATAGAATTGATATTTTCCGAGTACATTAATGTCTCCCAAAGTGCTTCCACTTCCTCTTCCCGAAGTGTCCGAAAAATCGTAATGTACGTATGGAAGGTGAACCGCCACCAAACTGTTGGAGGAGATTACATAATGCCCCATGATGGGAACATGAACAAAGGTGCCCTCGTCGGTATTCCGTATCTCAGTAAGGGTCTTGAACACTACGGTATTGCCTCCCAGCATTATCGGTTTATCTCCGGTAATTGGAGGTCCCTGGGCCAACGCAATTTGTGAGATCAGGATTGAAAGTATGGCTAAAAGCCTGTATTTAAAATGCATGTTTAGTTATGATTTAAGTGAACGAATAATTTTTCTGAAGAAAGTCAGAAATAGTCATCCTTGTAAAAAGGATCATCAATTCACATAGATCAAATTAGGAAGGTCTCGTACAGGATCTGAAGGTCCCGTTCGAGGGGTGGCGGATCATAATCCGCGAAGTTATTAGTCTTGTCCGGATAATTCTCCGGAGTTTGAAGTACAAAAACCGAAACAAAGGCTGTTACAAAATTCTTATCGAATTCGATATCGAAAGTTGCTTTCGAAAAAGTATTATCGGTCTCGACGTTTACATATTCGTTATCACAACAATCATGAGCTGCCGTTTCATCTTCACAACCTGGCATATCCATCGCCATGCCACAGGAGAGGTGCTTTTCACCCAAAGTAATTTCCGAGAGCATTTTATACTCCCCGCAAAAATGTTGCGCATAGGTAATACCGGTACTGCTCGCTAAAAGCAAGACCGACATGAGAATGGAAATTAGTTGTTTCATTACTGCAAATATACTTCAAAAATGAAGCCAGAATACTTAATTTTTTATTAATTCTGTTTGATCTCGGAATCTATACGCCCACATTTAAGCATTTTAGATCCAAAATAGGGGTTGTAAATGTCTTTGCTTTCACTTAACCAGTAAGCTCCGGTATTATTAAATGCCATAGGGCAGTATTGTTTATAGACGGTCCCCGATTCGATCGCCTTTTTAACCATGGGTTCCATCTCCCTAGTAACAATCTTAAAGGCCCTGCGCAGTTCTTCTATGTTTGAGGCATTCACCATATTGTCAGTGGCGTCGATGGCATTTGAGCCGGCATTGTGCTTTGCCAGCAATTTTTTAAGTTGAGATGCTCTGGCAGCAGCATTGGCAGGGTCTGTATACACCAGTGCCGTTTTCACTTCAATATATTTGGTGAAGATCTCTTTCATGCCCTCTTCCTCGAATTCTACATCTATGGGACCCTGAAGTGCTACTTCATCGCTTTTAAGCGGTTTCTGGGTGTCTACGGTGACGATTTCAGGTTCTTCATTTTTCTTTTCGTCGGCACAGGACACTAAAACAGTGAATCCTATGATTAGCAAGTACAGACTATATCTCTTCATGACTATTTTTTTGAAAGATCAAAGGTATAAATTTCTTCAGTATTTCTTCTGAAAATAGAAAGCAGGAATTAAAAGAAGTAGAAAAACCGGTTGAATTAAGAATCTTCGTACGTAGAAAAGTGCCATATGATTTCCTGCTTCCGAAGAATGAATTAAAAGATAAAAGGCGATCATAGCAACAATAAACAATAGCAAATAAAGAACTACGGAAAGCTCTAATATTTCTTTTTTCTGAAAGACCACCCATAAAATTGCCAGCGAGAGCACTGTATTGATCACAAAACGCAACCCTGTATGCAAGAGTAAACAAACTTCCGAAAGATCGGGTAAGGGATGTGTAGTATGATCGGTTTTAAAGAATTCCAGTAATGGATCATAGAACAGCACAGCCTCAAACATTCGGATGGCAACGAGACCTACCGTTAGGACAATAACCAAAAGTATCTGAACGGGTTTATTCATTAGTTTCGGTTTTATTAAGCATTTTTACCCAGAGCATCCAGAGCAGGAAGACCATGCCGTATATTAACCCCGGAAATACGACCCCGTGCAGGACCTTTTCATATTCGGGGTAATGGTATAAGGCAATAGCTAAAATTACGATCCTTAGGATGTTAATGGCATAGATCAAGACGGAACCCGCGAGAATAAAGAGCACGGTCTTTTTAAATTTTTGGGCAAAGGCGATCACAAAGGCAATAAATAAAATTATGATGCTTACCGAATTACACCCTTCTATGATTCGCGCTACATAGTCTCCGTTTACGATGAGTTTCATGGTAGGGTCCGTATTATGGGCAACGATCTCTGCATTATAATTTAGGCCCGAGATCACCGCCGTGCTTTGCCTGGCAACCAGATGTGTAACAAAATCCGGAGTATATAACCCACCTTTGGAAAAATTCAGATAAAGGCCGTACAGCAGGCTCAATAATAGATAAACCCCCAGAAACAGGAGTATAAAACGAATAACTGATTTATATTTTTTAAAGAGTTTCTTCAAGAATGTGACCTCAGATTTTAACAAAAATACAGCATTTCATTTTGGCAGTTGTTGACAATTTAAAATACATTTACTTAAAATTAAGAATCATGCCGTTCGATAAACTAAAACCTAAAGTCACTACTATACTTGCCAACGAAAGTGAATCCGTGGATGACCGACTCACCGAAGTATGCGAGTTATTACAAGCTTCGATAGGGTATTATGATTGGGTAGGCTTTTATTTTGCCAATCACGAAGCTCGCACATTACATCTCAGGGCTTTTGCGGGTGAACCTACCGATCATGTGGTAATTCCGTTTGGAAAAGGGATATGCGGACAGGTAGCCGAATCGAATGAAAATTTCGTGGTAGCCGATGTAAAAGCACAGAACAACTACATTGCCTGCAGCATGTATGTTAAGGCCGAGATCGTGATTCCCTTATTCAAGGACGGTGTGAATGTGGGACAGATAGATATTGATTCGCATATGGCAGATCCTTTTTCTCCGGAAGACGAGCGTTTTTTGGAATGGGTAAATGAGCGGGTTTCAGAGATTCTATAAGCTGTTAACTCTATTAATTGTAGTTGCATTTCACGAATCACAGTTCACGATTCACTTCAAACATCCTACATTCCGGTTCTAATGGCCTCCACAGGATCGAGCTTTGATGCCGAAATGGCCGGTAAGATCCCGGAAATAAGTCCGATGGCCGCCGAAATAGCAGTACCGATAAACATGTTCCAAGGCGACAGCACAAATTCGAAATCGCCTGTAAATTGTGAGGCCAGGATGGAAACTATAAATACTAAAAAGAGGCCGATCAATCCCCCGATCACCGCAAGGATCACTGCTTCGAACAAGAACTGAAGAAGGATAAACTTATTTTTGGCCCCTAAGGATTTTTGGATTCCTATCAGGTTAGTTCGTTCCTTTACACTTACAAACATGATATTGGCAATTCCGAAACCACCAACAAGCAATGAAAATCCGCTAATGATTAGGCCCATGATATTCATTTGTCCGGTGATATTATCTATAAAATCTGTGAAACCCTGCAACTGATTAATAAAGAACGTATCGATATCATCGGGCTTAAGACCTCTGGAGAGCCGCATCTTTTGCTTTAACATGGCGACAAACTCACCGTTATCAACACCTTTTTCGGGTTTTACTATAATTTGGGGAAAAGTATTCTTATTGTTATTTCCGAAGATCTTTCTCGCCATATTAGCAGGGATCAATACTACAGTATCCTTAGAGTTTCCGAAGATACCTTTTCCTTCCTTTTCCAGCACTCCAATGACCGTAAACCTTCGTCCGTACAATCGTACTTTCTTACCCATAGCCTGAGCCGAAGAACCAAAAAGATTATTGGCGATCTCATCTCCCAGAACGATGACGGGTGTACCGCTGTTCGATTCCGATTCGTTAAAAAAGCGGCCTTCCTGAAGTTTTAAAGCTTCAATTTCGTAATACTCATGTGTAATAGCTCCCACCTGGACATTAGACACGGTATTCTCTTCAAATTTTATGTTATCCTGTGGAACATTGAGTGCGAAAGAAGCGGCTTCCAGATTGGGCATATTGCGCTTTACATACTGATATTCGTCATACGTCACATCGGGAAATTGCTGCCATTTCCAACGGGGAACGTCGGTTGGGCCAAATGAAAACCTCATGATGATGATGGTGCTGTTGTCTAAGCCGCTCATACTGCCTTCGATCTCCTTTTTGAGAGAATCGACCGCTGCCAGTATGGCGATGATGGAGAAGATCCCAATGGTCACACCTACCAGCGACAGGAAAGTTCTTAACTTGTTGTTTTTTAAGGCATTAATTGCAAAATTGAAACTTTCCTTAATGATTCGAAGATAAATGAGCATCGCGCGTAGTTTTCAATTTTAATTGTTAATAAAGATATGTCTTTTTCGGCGGTCTTATGTTACAAAAATAGTAGGTAATTGTGTACTTTTGACCTTTAATTTTTCAGAATGAACAGTACAAAAAAAGTAACTTCAGCATTAATTTCAGTATTTCACAAAGACGGACTTGAACCCATCGTAAAAAAATTGAACGATCTGGGCGTCATGATCTACTCCACCGGAGGCACACAAAAATTTATCAATGATCTTGGTATCAAGGTAATTCCGGTAGAAGATGTGACCGATTACCCTTCTATTTTGGGAGGCCGAGTAAAAACTCTCCACCCAAAGGTGTTTGGCGGAATTCTTAACCGTCAGGATAACGAAAATGACGTTCGGGAAATGGGTCAGTATAATATTCCACAACTGGATGTGGTGATCGTAGATCTTTATCCGTTCGAAAAAACGGTTGCCTCGGGGGCTTCAGAACAGGACATCATTGAAAAGATCGATATAGGTGGAATTTCTCTCATCCGTGCCGCTGCCAAGAATTTTAAAGACACCATTTGTGTATCTTCTATGGAGGATTACGAAGATTTTTTGGATGTACTTTCGGCCAATAATGGTGAAATCATGTTAGAGGATCGCAAACGATTTGCTGCAAAGGCTTTTAATGTATCATCGCATTATGACACAGCGATATTTAATTATTTTAATAGTGATCACAGTATTGCCGCATTGAAAATAAGTGAAACGAACGGAAAAGTGTTGCGGTATGGAGAAAACCCACATCAACGAGGATTTTTCTTCGGAAATTTTGATGAAATGTTCGATAAGCTACACGGAAAGGAACTAAGCTATAATAATCTTCTTGATGTGGATGCGGCCGTAAACCTGATGAATGAATTTATCGGGGAGGCACCTACATTTGCCATTTTAAAGCATAACAATGCCTGCGGAATAGCACAACGAGACACGGTGTTAGAAGCTTATACCGATGCTTTGGCCGGTGATCCTGTTTCGGCTTTTGGCGGAATTCTAATCAGCAATACTGAAATAGACGCAGTAACGGCAGAAGAAATACACAACCTTTTCTGTGAAGTAGTTATAGCGCCATCATTTTCTGAAGAGGCGATAGAAATTCTGAAAGGAAAAAAGAACCGGATACTGCTTGTTCAGAAAAAAACAGAACTTCCCGGAACCACCACCAGAAGTTGTCTTAACGGTGCTTTGGTGCAGGACCGGGATTCAATTACAGACGCGGTTGAAAATTTAACACATGCAACCAACAATAAACCCAATAATGCAGAGTTAGATGATTTATTGTTTGCTTCGAAGATTTGTAAGCACACTAAATCCAACACCATAGTTTTGGCAAAAGGAAAGCAGCTTTGTGCCAGTGGTACGGGACAAACCTCACGTGTTGACGCTTTGCGACAGGCAATTGAAAAAGCAAAGAAATTTAATTTTGATCTTGAAGGAGCAGTAATGGCCAGTGATGCATTTTTCCCCTTTCCCGATTGTGTAGAGATCGCAGACAAGGCCGGAATTTCTGCTGTAATTCAGCCGGGAGGATCAATAAAGGATGATTTGAGCATAGATTATTGCAATGCAAACGGAATGGCAATGGTATTTACCGGAACACGTCATTTTAAGCACTAAATTTTAGTACATTTGTGAAGAGCTGTGGCTCAGCACGTTTAATTTCAATACCGCCAAAATAGCTTATGGGATTTTTTGACTTCTTAACTGAAGAAATAGCCATCGATTTAGGAACTGCAAATACCCTTATCATTCATAACGATAAGGTAGTGGTTGATGCGCCTTCGATCGTAGCAAGAGACCGAACCACCGGAAAGATCATTGCCGTAGGTCGGGAGGCCAGCATGATGCAGGGTAAAACTCACGAAAATATTAAAACAATTCGTCCCTTAAAGGACGGGGTTATTGCCGACTTCGACGCCAGTGAGAAAATGATCAATATGTTCATTAAAGATATTCCGGCCTTAAAGAAGAAATGGCTTACCCCATCGTTGCGCATGGTGATTTGTATTCCCAGTGGGATCACTGAAGTAGAAATGCGTGCGGTGAAAGAAAGTGCTGAAAGGGTTAATGGAAAAGAGGTCTATCTTATTCATGAGCCTATGGCGGCAGCCATTGGTATTGGCGTAGATATCATGCAGCCCAAAGGAAATATGGTTGTCGATATTGGAGGAGGTACTACTGAAATTGCAGTCATTGCCCTAGGCGGTATCGTTTGTGATAAAAGTGTAAAGATCGCGGGGGATGTATTCACCAATGACATCATCTATTATATGCGAACTCAGCATAACCTGTATGTGGGGGAACGCACTGCAGAAAAGATAAAGATACAAATTGGTGCGGCTACCGAAGATCTCGAACTTCCACCCGAAGAAATGGCGGTACAAGGGCGTGACCTGCTAACCGGAAAACCAAAACAGGTGCAAACTTCCTATCGTGAAATTGCCAAAGCGTTGGATAAATCAATATTACGAATAGAAGATGCAGTAATGGAGACCCTGTCACAAACCCCACCGGAACTTGCTGCCGATATATACAATACCGGTATTTATCTGGCCGGAGGAGGCTCTATGCTTCGCGGACTGGATAAAAGATTATCTCAAAAAACAGATCTTCCGGTTTATATAGCCGAGGATCCGTTACGTGCGGTGGTTCGCGGTACCGGGATCTGTTTAAAAAACCTCAACAAGTACAAGAGTGTTTTGATCAAGTAAGGAATAGTATGCTATGCAACAGATTATCTTTTTCTTTATACGGAATAAAAATTTCCTGTTGTTCGCTATATTATTCGTTATTTCTCTGGGATTTACGCTTCAGACACATACATTCCACAACGGAAAATTTGTAAGTTCAGCTAATTTCTTTAGCGGTAGTATTTATTCCTTCCGCAGTGACATAACAAATTATTTCGATCTAAAAACTACGAATGAAAAGCTAGTAGAAGAAAATATAAGATTGCGTCGATTACTTGAAGGCTACAAGGAGAACTTTACAATGCCTTCTGTAGACACCACAAAAATTCCATCTAAGTATTTGTTCTTTGCTTCCAGGGTAATCAATAATAACTATTCGAGAAC is from Constantimarinum furrinae and encodes:
- the purH gene encoding bifunctional phosphoribosylaminoimidazolecarboxamide formyltransferase/IMP cyclohydrolase, yielding MNSTKKVTSALISVFHKDGLEPIVKKLNDLGVMIYSTGGTQKFINDLGIKVIPVEDVTDYPSILGGRVKTLHPKVFGGILNRQDNENDVREMGQYNIPQLDVVIVDLYPFEKTVASGASEQDIIEKIDIGGISLIRAAAKNFKDTICVSSMEDYEDFLDVLSANNGEIMLEDRKRFAAKAFNVSSHYDTAIFNYFNSDHSIAALKISETNGKVLRYGENPHQRGFFFGNFDEMFDKLHGKELSYNNLLDVDAAVNLMNEFIGEAPTFAILKHNNACGIAQRDTVLEAYTDALAGDPVSAFGGILISNTEIDAVTAEEIHNLFCEVVIAPSFSEEAIEILKGKKNRILLVQKKTELPGTTTRSCLNGALVQDRDSITDAVENLTHATNNKPNNAELDDLLFASKICKHTKSNTIVLAKGKQLCASGTGQTSRVDALRQAIEKAKKFNFDLEGAVMASDAFFPFPDCVEIADKAGISAVIQPGGSIKDDLSIDYCNANGMAMVFTGTRHFKH
- a CDS encoding rod shape-determining protein, which gives rise to MGFFDFLTEEIAIDLGTANTLIIHNDKVVVDAPSIVARDRTTGKIIAVGREASMMQGKTHENIKTIRPLKDGVIADFDASEKMINMFIKDIPALKKKWLTPSLRMVICIPSGITEVEMRAVKESAERVNGKEVYLIHEPMAAAIGIGVDIMQPKGNMVVDIGGGTTEIAVIALGGIVCDKSVKIAGDVFTNDIIYYMRTQHNLYVGERTAEKIKIQIGAATEDLELPPEEMAVQGRDLLTGKPKQVQTSYREIAKALDKSILRIEDAVMETLSQTPPELAADIYNTGIYLAGGGSMLRGLDKRLSQKTDLPVYIAEDPLRAVVRGTGICLKNLNKYKSVLIK